From the genome of Deltaproteobacteria bacterium:
CCGCCGCTTAGACTCCATCGCCTCATGCCGATGCCCGCGCGTCTCAAGGAGCACGAGCCCTGGACTGACGAGCAGGTGATCGAGCGCGTCCTCTGCGGGGATGCCCAGCTCTTCGAGCTGATCATGCGCCGTCACAACGAGCGCCTCTACCGCGCCATCCGCTCCATCCTGCGCGACGAGGCCGAGGTCGAGGACGCCATGCAGGCCGCTTATCTCCACGCCTACACCCACCTGCGCGACTTCGAACGCCGCTCGACGCTCGCCACCTGGCTGACGCGCATCGCCATCCACGAAGCGCTCGGTCGCCGGCGGCGCGGATTGCGCACCGTGACCAGC
Proteins encoded in this window:
- a CDS encoding RNA polymerase subunit sigma codes for the protein MPMPARLKEHEPWTDEQVIERVLCGDAQLFELIMRRHNERLYRAIRSILRDEAEVEDAMQAAYLHAYTHLRDFERRSTLATWLTRIAIHEALGRRRRGLRTVTS